The SAR202 cluster bacterium genomic sequence CGAGGCGCGGCGACCATGAGCACCTCGCGACTGATGGCCATCACGTTCACGTAGCCGCCCCGGTGGTCCACGTGGCGGCCCATCAGGTTCACGCGGCCGGGGGCGCGGCAGAGGATGACGCGGCGCTCGAGGCCCATCGACTTCGCGGCGTGCTCCAGGAGCGCGAGCATCGCCCGGCGGCGGTCCTCGTGGAAGGCGACGTCCGGGCCGTAGGTGTCGCGCATCTCCTCGGCAAGGCCCGGGCCGTTAGCGGTGAGCGCTTCTATCCACTGGCGGATGCTCTTGTACGCCCGGGGGCCGAGCGACTCTTCGAGCGCGACGGCAACGGGCGCGGGGCGCTCGCGCTTGCTGACGACCTCCTCAATGGCGAGAAGGTCGGCTGGGGTGTCGAACGACATGAGGTCGGTCGGGTCCTGGATGCGGTTCACGGCGACGCGTCCGCGGGCGGCCAGGTACTGCACCGTGTCCGTGATGTAGACCTCTGCCTGGGCGTTGTCCGATTTCAGGTGCCTGAGGGCGTCCTGCAGCGCGGAGAAGCGGTAGCCGTACATGGATGCGTTGATGCCGACGCTGCGCTGCTCCACCTCGGCTGCGGTGAGATCGATGTTGCCGACGTGGATCTTTGCGCCGAACTGCTCCGCGCGGCGGATATCCGCCAGCTCCACGATGCCCAGCGCCGCGCCCGTCTCGTCCACAATGACGCGGCCGCCGGTCGTCTGCGGCTTTGGCGGGACGGTGGTGACCATCAGGTCAGTGTGGCTGTGGACGAACTGGTAGTGGAAGCGGCGGATAACCTCGGGACGCGTGACCTTGTCGCCCATGAGGACGATCACGTTGCCCTGGTAGCCCTGCGCGGCGAGGGCTTCGGCGGCGATCGACGTTGCGTGTCCGGTGCCGCGCGGGTTGGCCTGGTAAACGAACGTGACGTCCGGGTGGCTCGGCGCGACGGTAGACATCACCTGGTCCGCCATCTGGCCCACGACGACGATGAACCGGCGCAGGCCAGCCTTCTTGTAGGTATCGATGGCGCGGACGATGGCAGGGATGCCGCCGATGGGGAAGCAGGCCTTGTGTCGGTCCTTGGACGCCATGCGGGTGCCCTTGCCGCCGGCCAGTATTACGCAGACGGTATGCGCGATGTCCGAGCCGTTGCGGTGGGGGTTTTCTGCGGCGAGGTTCACCATGGGGCAGTCACGTCCGGTAGTGGAGGTTTACGGGCACCAGTATATGATACGCGCACACGGGGAAGTAGCAAGGCCGGGGACGGGTACGGCCCCGATTCGAAGACTCATCGGGGTCCAGAGCAAGGTACAGGGTACGGGAAGAAGGAGGAGGCAGGATGTCGTAGGGGCGCACAGCAGTGCGCCCGTGTCTTGCCTACGGTTACCGTTGCTGTCAACAATGACGGGCGCACTGCTGTGCGCCCCTACGAAGAGGGGGCGGGAGGCCCAGCCTCAATCGGCTGGGCCTCCCGCGTTTATGACAGAGCTGTCTCTACTTCTCTATCGGCGCGCCTACGATGCTGCCGTACTCGGTCCAGGAGCCGTCGTAGTTCTTGACGTTCTTGTAGCCGAGTATCTGGCTCAGTACGAACCAGGTGTGGGACGAGCGCTCGCCGATGCGGCAGTAGGCAATGGTGTCCTTGTCCGGCGTGATCCCCTTGTCCGCGTAGAGCTTCTGGAGGTCCTCTACGGACTTGAAGGTGCCGTCGGCGTCGTTCACGGCCTGCGCCCAGGGGATGTTCGCCGCGCCGGGGATGTGGCCGCCGCGCTGGGCGCCCTCCTGCGGCAGGTTGGCGGGGGCGAGGAGCTCGCCCTTATACTCCGCCGGGGCGCGCACGTCCACGAGCGCGGCCTTTTTCTTGCCCGCGGCGACCTGGAGCACCTCGTCGCGCGTCGCGCGGATGGAGCGGTCGGCGCCGCCCGCCGTGTACGCAGTTTTTGCGCGGGCCGGCCGGTCCGTGGATACGGGGCGCTTCTCGGCGAGCCACTTCTTACGGCCGCCGTTCATGATTTTGACATCCTTGTGGCCGAACATCTTGAGCTGCCAGAAGGCGTAGGTTGCGAACCAGTTATTGTTATCGCCGTAGAGAACGATTGTAGTGTCCGGCGCGATGCCGGACTCGGAGAGGAGCTTCTGCAGCTGCTCCTTGCTCAGGATGTCGCGTCGCAGCGTGTCGTTGAGCTGCGTCGTCCAGTTCCAGCCGATGGCGCCGGGCGCATGGCCCTGGTCGTAGGCCATCGTGTCTACGTCCACCTCGACGAGCGCGACCTTCGGGTCGTTAAGGCGCTGGGCCGCCCAGTCGGTGTCAACGAGAGATTCAGGATGCGCTACCTTTGCGGGCATGTGGTCCTCCTTGGAATGTGTGTTAGCCCGGCGCCATTACCGTGACGCCGCAGAAGACTTCGTAGTCGATGAGCTCCTTCACGGTGGGGTTGTCGCCGCAGAGCGGGCAGTTTGGATTGCGGCGCACCTTGAGCGTGCGGAACTCCATGCTAAGCGCGTCGATGAGCAGCAGGCGGCCGGATAGCGAATCGCCTATGCCCGTCAGGAGCTTGACCGTCTCAACGGCCTGGATACTGCCGACGAGGCCCGGAAGCATGCCCAGCACGCCGGCCTCGGCGCAGCTGGGGACCTCGCCCGGGGGCGGGGGCTCGGGGAACACGCAGCGGTAGCAGCCCTTGCCGGGGATGTACACTGTGGCCTGGCCGTCGAAGATCAGGATGCTGCCGTCCACC encodes the following:
- a CDS encoding sulfurtransferase → MPAKVAHPESLVDTDWAAQRLNDPKVALVEVDVDTMAYDQGHAPGAIGWNWTTQLNDTLRRDILSKEQLQKLLSESGIAPDTTIVLYGDNNNWFATYAFWQLKMFGHKDVKIMNGGRKKWLAEKRPVSTDRPARAKTAYTAGGADRSIRATRDEVLQVAAGKKKAALVDVRAPAEYKGELLAPANLPQEGAQRGGHIPGAANIPWAQAVNDADGTFKSVEDLQKLYADKGITPDKDTIAYCRIGERSSHTWFVLSQILGYKNVKNYDGSWTEYGSIVGAPIEK